The genomic interval CTCATAATAGCGCAATGACTGTACAAACGCAAAAATGGTGCAAGCTTAGTTGGGCCTAGACTGAACTGGTTCCTCAACCACACTGACCATTTACCAAACCGACCATGAAGACGGTAAGAAAAATAGAGACGAAAGAAATCATTTTATCACAttctataataataatagtaataactACAACTCAGAAGAAAGCTGAGGAGCTAATTTCCATGACAAGGATCACTAAATATATGCTAAAGTTTGCTTTCAATTCTTAATACAgcaagaaaatatgaaaacaaCACAAACAGCTACAGCTGCAACTACTCAATTGTCAGTTAACAATGGCAACAGCAACCAGAATCCCAATTAGCGTGGAAGACTTTAAACccaataaataaatttgaccctaaaatatctaacaatggaaattggaaatgcttttaaaattttcactaagACTAAGAGAGAGACTCGCATAAAATGGAGTATCTACAAAATTCGCGTTGTTAATGGATAAAAGTTTTTGAACTCTCTGTAGTATAACTTATTTCCATCATTTTACGAACAAACACTTGGCTTATTTGGCATTTCGATTAATATAGGGATGTGGGAAACGTCACAGTACATGCACAACCGTACACACGTACACCTATGTATTTATACGCACGTATTTGTATGGTATAGGTACGTGTGGGTAAAAGGGTTTTGGCAAGTCTAGAAGGGTTGGGTTATAGCGTGTGGAAGCAGCCAATAAAGAGCGTGGACTCTGCTCTGAACAGAACCGTTTAATCCACGCTTTTCAAGTTTCAAGTTTCAACAGAACCAAAAGATGGCGAGCGAAGAGCTCCTCAAGCCCTTCTACCTAAGAGCTACCCAAGCCGAGGTTttcattcttttcctttttgcttcCTGTAAACAataatgttaaattttatttagttttgttatatactccattttgctactagaaaatttaattattggttAATAATcttgtaataaatataaattgaaatgttTCAATAAAACTCTGTCTTTGTCTAATGCTGGATAAAGGGTTCTATTTTAATCTGCATACAAATTTGGGTTTCAAGTGCAACCAGTTTAGTTCTCATACGGCAAATATTGTTAGGAAATTTTTGGGTAATTCCCTCTTGCTTGAGCCTTCTGCCTACAAACCCATTGCCCCCCTTCCTTATTTGGTTTTTTGGGGGGTCAAATGTATGAGTTTATCATTTTCACCAGCAATGGAGTTCCATGGATGTATCTTAATTCGTTTCTTAGTGGGTTACTAACAGATGATTCTGCAATTGCTGTGTTTGAGAAGTCATGGAAATTGCCTTGGTGATTTTAACCTTGTGAAACAAAATCTGTGCTTTTAGAACCTGCTGCTCTATGTCTGCAGATATGTTTCCAGTTGTCTACACTGGACTTCTGGACTAGCTCTCTGTCAAGCAACCTCCATATCATGGCTTAGAAGTACCTCATACTAGTGATTTGTCATTAAGTTCTAACATATGCCCTGTAGAATAGTCAAAACTTTTTGAACTTCTGTTCTTTGAAACGCCTATCaatgcttttaattatattgtgATTTTGGATAATAGTCAATAAACACTTGGCTTTTTCATAACATTGCATCCTGTATCTTGCTAACTAGTTTTGTTTTCATATTAAAGGAACGGTTATGCAGACTAGAAGCTGTTCTAGCTGGCAAGACAGGTAACGGCCAAGGTATTCCATTTGACAACTGATTtagtttaaataaattaagattcTAATGAGTCTACCTAAATATTAGCAATATAGATGCCGGAAATCAGGAACTTTCCAAATTAATTAGTGAACTACAGGCAAAGCTAGAAGATGCAAATGCTGAGACACTTGCAGAGCGAGAGAAGGTAGTTGACCTTTGTCTTATTTTTATGGAAAACAGCAGAGTTTATAGCATGCTGACTTGTTACTGTGTAGGCTAAGAAGCTTGCtgtggaaaatgaaaaactcAAATATCGGATTGCCCATCTTGTCCAAGCAGTTAGCAAGGCTGATCAGAAGTTGGAGAGTATGAGAGGTAACAATTTCACACTGTTCTGCTGACTATAGAAGCTTATATGTTATCAATTTGTCCTACAACTAGATACATTATACAAGGAATTTTGGGAATAGGACAGCAATAAATAGATTACTTGCAGCTCTAGATTAGACTTTTAAGAATATGATGTTTTTACTTGCAGCTCGAGATTAGAGTTTAAACAATATGATGTTTTTCTTCAcatatatattgatttaaGTCGAAAGCAGATGCAGctaaattccaaaattttcatttgaccTTGTTTCAGTCTGATTATGTGGATCATTATAATGGGCTATGTCAACTAAAGGAAGTAAAACGATACTGCaaataaagtaattaaaaatcaaaatttcaaaaaaccAGTAGCATCATTTTGGTGATGGTGGGAGTGGAGAGGAGAAATTGTTTGGTGAATATAAAAGCCAAATTTTAGCTGCTGGGTGATTATTTTGTTCAGCACTGAAATAATCCTCATTTTCCAAATTCTTTTGGTCACTAGTCCCCTTCTTGGCTCCTGAAATAGCCTGAAGGTCATGCCTACCTAATGTGTCACGTTTATTTCCTTCTTTAGTGGTTGTTTTGATAGCTGTTGGATTCATACATCCGTGACATCTTGCTGATACTGCTCTTTGATGTCATTAGGTCATGTTTCAGAAGCAACAGCACAAAGGTTGGAaaagatgagattgtgagttTGGTCCCTCTGGATTGACATTAAGCTGAGATAAAGTCTGGTGCTTTGTGACAAAAGAATTCTATAGATTGTTCACACGTTTCTTGTGAAAGTGGTCTGATTGTGCCTCTGCAAGGCAAGACACCTGTAagatttaccttttgaatTTGTATAACCAATTGGATTGACTTGGtgttgatgaaaaaaaaacatgaatgCAAATGCCCTTTACTTTGAAATAGACCTTCTGAGTGGACGTCAGTGGAAAGTCCTTTGGTCATGGGATGAGGAAGCGATGCAAACAAGTTAACAGAGATGAGGATAGGAGCAGACCCTGAAATGGTGAGGGCTGTGGCAGATCAAACAAGTAAGATGGTAGTAAGGGTTAGGATGTCGGAAGTAGAAAGAAATAGGGAGCTAGCTGTAGGAGGTGATAGAAGACACTTAGGAATCGGTGAGTAAGACAAGGAAACTTGTTTGGAATATTTCATGTTGCCACAAATATGAGCCTCAATTGCCATAGATATGGCCTGCACCGGGGGGCACTGAATGCGACCAGTAGAGAAGTGTCGCCTCAGTTACAGATTAAAGATATAAACTCTGGGGTGATTGCTTGTTACTATGAGATTGTGACACAAGGTATGATTGTTGCAATTTTGCAGAACGTCGTATAATCGAAGGAAAGGGCTTCTTTTGGCTTTTCTTGGCAACGAAATTTAATAACCATCAACTTGTAAGATAATTGCACCTCTTAGTTCATAATAGTTCATCAATTATGAGTATGACTCCTCTGTTATTTTATCTCGGAGGCACATTACAAGTTTTCTCGAAAGATTTGGTTCCAAAAATCACCACCTAGTTTCCTTGACTcccaaaatttcttttaaacaatttaaagcgTGATCGTCCATCCCTCACAACTACTCTTGTCTCAACAAATTTGATACATGTCCGTCTCAAGcctaattgaaaaaaaaattagtttaatttgaggatgaattttaTAGTAATTTACGAATGCATTATCAATCAAAAatcagtaatttttttattccaaaaGACTTCAAAAGGCTTCTAAATATTTGATGGATAATTATTCCCAACACTTGTGCAACTAAAacgtaaaataaaaatcatattcatTTGCACTTTGTTAAGCGACAATTGAAGCCACAAGCACAATCCTGACAACATTGTCAAATAGACAGCAGAAAACTGTTTGATCTATAATGTTGATCATATCAGTATGTTCCTGTTACCATAAACCACAACTGATAGATTTGCGTTTACAACCCTACagtaaatatcatgttttgacTTGATacttttgtgtgtgtgtgtgtgtgtgcggTCACTACGGTGCACAACATCCATCTCCCAAATAggtgaaaagaagaaaatgtcaTTTGACGAGCCATTGAACCAGGTCCTCTAAGTAAGAATACTacatcttcttcttttctgggATTCTATGTACTTCAAAAAACATGTGGTTCCAATGAAGACTGCACCATGAGATTTTACCTTGGGATTCATACAATGATGCAGAACAATGGAGCAATTCAAACTATATAAGACAACCAGGCatgccaaaagaaaaaattctttaaaacatgtacaagaaaacaaaacaactgGGAAACCAACCTGTACAGAAGCCATCCACATATTCATTAGCAACTGAATCGATTTTCCAATTGCTTGACCAGATCTTCTTTCCGAAGTCCAGAGTATTTTGTTAGTTTCTGTGCTTTTGCAATTGCCCTCAGGTCACACAACTTCATTTTCATCAAGTTACTTGTATCAAAAGGCTGGGGTGTCACACCCTTTATACAGGAACCATCAACAGAAGCCTCCGATATAGAAATATCTGTCTTAGCTGTACTCCCATTTAGATTCCCATGCAACTTTGAGATGTTCATTTGAACAGATGAACCTCTGATCTCCACAAATATTGGTACACTGGAAAACTTTTTACATTTCTTTTGTGGCAGTGACATTGTATTCTGGCTAGCATTGAGCCTCATGCTCTGGTCTTCAACTTGATATTGGCTATGCTGAACTGTTTTCTTAGTGATTTTACCACTCAAAGAATAATTTAAAGTATGGTTGTTAGCATATTTCCATGGTCTCTTGCCCTTTAAAATAggagatgagtttgaaacattTTCCTTGGAATTTAAACTAGGCTCTTCAACACTGGCTGAAATCGACTCAGTTGTCTTTACTATCTTTAGCTTTCCTCTTTGTGACCTCATGTATAAGTTCATAACAAGTTTGTCATCTCTAGCAGCAATTTCAGCCATCCGAACTTCCTCCAGTTGTGGATTTCCCTCCATCTGTAGAATGGTTTTATCCTTTCCCCTCTCATCCTGCAGCTCTAAAAGTGAAGTTAAGGCAAAGTGTTCATTGTCACTCAGTGGAGATTTTTTACGCTTTACAACTTGTAAAGAGTCTTTTCTCTTCCCTTCTCCCTTAAAGAATGAATTTGAAGGCTCTTTCTGCTCAGTTGAAGCAAACTTTAACTCTTTGATGCCTCGTTTACGTGCAGATTTCACAGCAAAGTCACAAAGTTTTTGCTCCATATCACAGTTTAGACTTTCTGCCTGTCCGACAGCACCTAACCTGGAATCAGAATTATTTCCCTTCCCGTTGAGGCCAGTGGCATGTCTCAAAGTATCAGGACTAATAGTTTTAACCACAGCATTTGCAGGCTGCTTGCAGAAAATGACATTATAAGCTAATTAAATAGGCAAGTTTAAGTTAGATTTGAACAAATGACTCACAGTAGCAATTGAAATACACTTATGGAAACAAATGCTAGCTATAGCC from Theobroma cacao cultivar B97-61/B2 chromosome 5, Criollo_cocoa_genome_V2, whole genome shotgun sequence carries:
- the LOC18598911 gene encoding uncharacterized protein LOC18598911 isoform X1; the encoded protein is MASEELLKPFYLRATQAEERLCRLEAVLAGKTGNGQDAGNQELSKLISELQAKLEDANAETLAEREKAKKLAVENEKLKYRIAHLVQAVSKADQKLESMRGHVSEATAQRLEKMRL
- the LOC18598911 gene encoding uncharacterized protein LOC18598911 isoform X2; the protein is MASEELLKPFYLRATQAEERLCRLEAVLAGKTDAGNQELSKLISELQAKLEDANAETLAEREKAKKLAVENEKLKYRIAHLVQAVSKADQKLESMRGHVSEATAQRLEKMRL